One region of Bradyrhizobium betae genomic DNA includes:
- a CDS encoding RNA pyrophosphohydrolase encodes MTNEKPYRPNVGIALFNADGRVLIGHRFKGDGPEIILPGLDWQMPQGGVDDGENLRDAAMRELWEETSVVSADFLGETDWLTYEFPPYDGPQTHRLAKFRGQRQKWFALRFTGKDDEIDPLTPRNDQPAEFDAWRWERLDRVTDFVVPFRRDVYRAVAQQFAPFGT; translated from the coding sequence GTGACGAATGAAAAGCCCTACCGTCCCAATGTGGGCATCGCCCTGTTCAATGCCGATGGCCGCGTTCTGATCGGGCACCGCTTCAAGGGCGACGGGCCCGAGATTATCCTGCCGGGCCTCGACTGGCAGATGCCGCAGGGCGGGGTCGATGACGGCGAGAATCTGCGTGACGCCGCGATGCGCGAGCTCTGGGAAGAGACCAGCGTCGTCAGCGCGGATTTTCTCGGCGAGACCGACTGGCTCACCTACGAATTCCCTCCCTATGACGGACCGCAAACGCACCGGCTGGCGAAGTTCCGCGGCCAGCGCCAAAAGTGGTTCGCGCTACGCTTCACCGGCAAGGATGACGAGATCGATCCGCTGACGCCGCGCAACGACCAGCCCGCGGAATTCGACGCATGGCGCTGGGAGCGCCTCGACCGCGTCACCGATTTCGTGGTGCCGTTCCGCCGCGACGTCTACCGCGCGGTGGCGCAGCAGTTTGCGCCGTTCGGAACCTGA